CTTTCAGCAATTCCAGGCGAATCTCATCCACTCTAGTGCCTTGTCACTGTGAAGCTTTTTCACTACATCAGTGACTTTGGCCACAGACGAATTCTGCCTCCCTGGAAGTCTCCAGCTCAACCTTCAGGGTAGAAGGCATGTTCCTCGGCTTTAGGAGCTTCTCAAAGTGTTCCTTCTGGTGCccaacaatatcctcagctgagtTCAGAGCTTCATCACCCTTATTGAGCACAGTTTGGGCAATGTCCCTCCTCCCCCTTCTGAGTTGTTGGAGCCTTTTCCAGAACATCTTTGAAGACACCTGAAAATCAGTCTCCATTAACTCTACAGACTCCTCACATGCCCTGGATTTCGCTTctgccactgccaaagctgctacCTTATTTACTTGTCTGTGCCAATCAGCGGAATCAAGAGTGCCCCGATTCTCCTTCTTCCGCTTGAcagcctccctcactgctggtgTTCACCAACAGGTTCTTTGGTTGCCATCATAACAGGCACGGACAAGGTTTTGGCAACAGCTATGAACAGTTGCTTCCACAACTGAGGTCTTCAACAAGGTCAATTCTGAATCAGTGTCTCCAACCTCCTCCAGAACATGTGAGAAGCTCCCTTGGAGATGAGAGTTCGGAGATGAAAATCAGAGTCCTCTGCCAGCTTTCCCTGGCAGACACAGACTACTCGTTTGGGCCTGTCAGGTTTGTCTGGCAGGTTTAGCtgccacctgattcaactcatcagatggtgatcagctcacagctcagcacctctctttaccAATGCATCCGAAACACGCAGCCACAGGTCAGACGACAAGACCTCAATGTCGGTAACTTACCTCTGACCCAAGGTGCTCTTGTACCAAGTACACTTATAAGCAACCTTGTGTTTGAACGTGCTGTTTGTTATGGACAAACTgtgactagcacagaagtccaataACATCCCACCAAGGATCAATAGTCAATGCTTCAGCATGACTTAATTACTATGGGTCACGGACATTACTGAAGACTTGCTGCGCAACAGGGAATCGGTCACAGCTTCTCTGGCCAGCCTGCGAATCCCTTCCTGCACCAAACCTTCACCAAACACGTCAGTTGTTGTCCGTGAATCCAGAAGGTTGgcctgaaacagagaagaaagctcagagtaaatagaagtcttatttctagaggaacaagatacacttctcatctgattacggtgcttcaagtgtttgtgctcagtaacagtatttcttcacctcttccagagcgatgaaagtggacagaatatctccagcctggccagaggcgatgtcatcacccaacaagttgtccgtcaaggtggtagccatctctttttccctctgggcctggagctcccgctctttattgacgggcaggtttcggacctcttccacaatcctggatgaacacatttacagtcagagcagttcatcattctacggtccaggcggaccttttcataatagccgttgacagactgaaagtaaaataaggtgtttatcagctgtgctgttgaacCTTACTTTATCAACTTCTGACGAATCTCCTGGAACTCTTTCTCATTCCTGTCGATGGCTTCTCTTAACAGGACGAGATTCTCAAAGTTCTCCAGAGTCAGGTTCGTCAGGCAGCTGTCGTGCCACGGTGTCTGgcgctgggtcatgctggtttttgcgaccacttcatccacatgtaccagatccttctgggattcatcttcttctgactgttattAAGACAAAAGTTTTAGTTGGAATAAAATAAGAGGAAAATCATGACTTAcatgcagacaatattaatatgttcaggtagagtagggggttaaactgggtatttgcacgctgttgttctcaggaggtgaagctaggatgtaaagcaggcttaccttagtggaatccgtttccacagctagttcttgattggtgataatcacagaactaaaaaagttaaggaagatgaacccacagctgaagatgaagatgaagaagtacacCAACGCAGCATAGCGAAGTGcttcatccacactgaaatggacagaatattaaattagacaaaactgtcagtagagtggctataaaatatgaatcttcaccaaatacaaacgtgccaaaacagatggacgtacactgaagtttactgcactcgcatatgttcacctagtgttgtgtttcagaactgacacttttacttatttagttatagtcagagatccagacaagagctgcttaccccttaaatccatagtagattttaaaccagccattctgggtgatgcagatgaacagagtgtACAGGGCTGTAGGGAAGTCTCCAAAAGCCGATGGAACTTCATCCccaaacagcatcactccacacaggccaaacatctagagcacaatcaataacagagcatttcagacaCAGCGTACAGCATTTCaccatgaacaaaacacaagtacagagaCCTTATCTTTTGGATCGTTTCTGAGATTTTATCATACAAATACGAATTGTGGAAGAGCACATACCACCATGAAGCacatgatgaggatgaagatgttcagcagtgcagacatgGAACGGGCGATGCTGTTGAGTGCTCTGGAAAATCCCTCggaaaaagcaaacagccttacactccgaaagagtcgcagcgttctggaaaaggagaaaagaaagaagcacaaatattgaACAGTTACAAACTGTGAGCTCAGTCtgaacagatacaccatcactctcctcttttccatccttttatgaggaacactgatctagatgaaaaacctgaggagttttaaaatgtgggaacacgtcactgtaattttcctcaccTGATGATCCTATTTTGGCTTGGGGGCAAGAATCTGTACCCCACCATCAGACCcagactgaccaagaaatccaggacattccacccactctgcagatacagaagaaataatgatcaaataagacttgatgagacacagcaaccttctacaaggaaaatatggattaatagaagtaaacattttgagaaaaaaaacagtaccatCCAGAAAATCCTGAAACCGTAGGTGAACTTGAGAACAATCTCTGAAATGAAAGCGGTGAAGATGATCCACTCCCAGATCAGGAATGCAGTCTCATGGTCCTGAAAttacagtcagaaagagagtggagtttaatatacagggtttctgaaagtacactcaaacacaagtaccagaaacatcacctgtcctacaaaacacactgacagaagcacagaactgtactgtagggttagtcagtcagtgggaGAGGGAACATGATCGAactgtctgaaaatatctggtGACTTCAAGATTTAGGGTTCTCACCTTGGCAATCCTCGAGTTGGTCTGGACGCTGATGATGATGCAGTTGAGGAGTGCAATGACCAGGATGAGGAACTGGACAATTGGGTGCTCCACAATATACTGGAACATTGCAGAGATGTAGTTTCCAATGTTGTACTCCGTCTacatgtgagaagagaagagtgagaatTATTAACATCTCAGAACTTTTGGTCAGGACTCAAAGGCCCAGTGAAGAGCCAAAGCTGGTCTTATAAAGGTCTTAGGATTTATAGTAGAGCAATTCCACAACTCAGGACATGATGGATTAAACCCAGTGACTCCTTATAGTTCATTACTGAAGTGAaactcctttgtctttcttacatTTTCGTGGAGCAGCTCCATGAAGCCCTCTCCTGgttcctccacttcctccatcacggactgtggttccaaagaggttttagatgttttctgcccccaaaaagacagacattcatttagactctatatccatacacacatcttacacaaaatgtatttaccaAAAGCTCTGGAAAGAACCTGAAAAAACAGGTAAATGGAGAAGTTTAAGAGAACAGGTAAAAAAGAACCTGGTCCACCTTGAGCATGGCGAGGTGCTTCTGGTTCTGTCTGCTGGGAGACAGaagggctttctcctctcttacttcctccttcttcttcttcttttggcGATCGCTCATCTCTTCTGAGACTcgatcagctgctgtctgctccttaaAAGCTCCGCCGCTCTGTTCGTTACCATggaatctctctcactctatgacGTCATAAACGTTCCACCATCAAACGTCACCCAGCCGACAAGCGCATCTGCTAGTTAGCGCATATGCTAGTCTAGTTGGGTCACGAGGACTGATCACATGTCGTTGATCTGAATACTAAGTGAttgtaaatggacagaatattcatatatgatattatctagtggtcactgatcaataaaaatgaagattaaaatattagaattattagaacagaatattttttatagatatacttatatttataggCGGTTCACTGACAACTGTAAACATGGAGGATCAACTTCCGGTTGATAAAACCAACCCCTTTATTGCTGGAAGTGTTTCACTGAAGTCATTCTGAATTTGTGTTAACAGACAATTTAGCTccactttaaagaaaaaataatgaatattgatgAAATATAAAGGTTTAGGTTGTGTTCGATACACTACccgtattgtgatattacagattAGCATTACCTGAAGGAAATACAGAGCttgcaaataagtaaataaacttttctgcagcttctttaaaaaaaaacttgtctaAAGAAAAATTTCATCAAcgatgtgtttaaaaatgaaaaagaggaaaatccataaactaaagatttcattgttttataaatataagatatgttacagtctgttccacatcaaacacactgatatttttatcatattttatattgggaatttacatcaacaaaagttacaaaatttatatttagatttcacatttatacatttttatcattatattcCCCTCATAATAAGCAccttcagatatcaaacatgtctgggGGATTGACTGCTTATGGGGTAAGGgacgtttattaaataataaagaaatatttattgaaaattttAAATTCATCAAGAATGTCGGACACGTGACCAGTAGAGGGCACTGATCTGCAGGTTTTTGGTAAAGACTGAAACTTACATTGTAGCCACATTAAAGTGAATACCACATTTAATGCctgcttatttaataataaaataatatttaatatttgttataCTGCATAAATTCAATGAGTTAAGATGTGGACAGGTAATAATTTTAACACACTAAGCTACTAATCACAGGTAGGCCGGAGAGTGACAATCAGGAACTGCTGaatatttacctttacatttaaatacagacagttctgacactctaagaaagaggaaagatagaaaatgaaggcttgtgcaggtttaaatattttcatatgtcagatttaattacacaaagtttcataaagcataaacagagatcaaagaaaaacttgaatgtaagatcagtgtttgttttgctggatGTTAGAAAAGAGTTTTGGATGAAGCTTAAATACTCAAACAGAACAGGAAGTGAGAAACTGTGAATGGTAATTACTGGTACTGACCTGAGACCTGTGAGAATAGTCTCTCTATATCACAGTGAAATGAAGAGACCAGATTTACCAGTTTGCAGatgatttacagtacagtagtctATAGTGCCCTTATTTATGTGGAGGTGATATACGACCTACAGCGCCTATGAAAGTATTCAGCCCATTGGATggtttccccttttattgctttcatggtcaacatcattttattttttttgtcacaataatttacaaaagaaattaaattaaatttagaaatggaaggaatatggcacacGTAAATCTTTCTAGAGCAGGgctgtcctcacaaactgagtgaccgtgCAAGAAGGAGGCTAGAGAGgaaggccaccaagacacctatgactggccggctctaggcagatttacacatgtgtcatattccatttctgaatgatggatttaacagaACTCCAGGTGAAGTTCAGTGACTTGGAAATTGTTTTGTCTCCATTCCCTGACTCACACTCACCAATAACCATTTCTCAGAgctgtgtggagtgttctttctttagtcttcatggtgtcttcatttgtagggaggaatactgattaaccagtgactggagcttcatttctattttcttgtgcATCCAGTTAAAACTGGAGAAGGTGGTTTTGTAGAaagctagttttttttaatccgaCACCCTACTttcagtctgatggcttgggggaagaagttattgcagagtctggtcgtgttggacctgatgctgcggtaccttcttcctgatggcagaagggagaacagtctgtgtgaagggtgggtggggtcatccacaatggtggttgctttgcggacgcagtgggcagtgtaaatgctaataataacttacctcagcattgcaaataattatttacctcagcagtgctaataattatttacctcagcattgctaataattatttacctaagcagtgctaataattatttaccttagcagtgctaataatgatttacctaagcagtgctaataattatttaccttagcattgctaataattatttacctcagcagtgctaataattatttaccttagcagtgctaataattatttacctcagcagtgctaataattatttacctcagcagtgctaataattatttaccttagcattgctaataattatttacctcagcagtgctaataattatttaccttagcagtgctaataaatatttacctcagcagtgctaataattatttacctcagcattgctaataattatttacctcagcattgctaataataatttacctcagcagagcaaataattatttacctcagcattgctaatagtaatttacctcagcactgctaataattatttacctcagcattgctaataataatttatctcagcattgctaataataatttacctcagcagtgctaataattatttacctcagcagtgctaataattatttacctcagtagtgctaaaaataatttacctcagcagtgctaataattatttacctcagcagtgctaataattattaaactcagcactcagcagtgctaataaaaatttacctcagcactcggcaagtgctaataataatttaatctcagcagtgctaataataatttacctcagcacacagcagtcctaataataatttcatctcagcattgctaataataatttcatctcagcagtgctaataataatttacctcagcagtgcaaatagtaatttcatctcagcattgctaataatagtttacctcagagtatgcataataatttacctcagagtctgcataataatttacgtcaacacaactaataattatttacctcagcagcgctaataattatttacctcagagtctgcataataatttacctcagcagtactaataattatttacctcagcattgctaataattatttacctcagcactcatcagttctaataattatttacctcagcagtgctaataattatttacctcagcattgctaataataatttacctcagtagtgctaataataatttacctcagcagtgctaataattatttacctcagcagtgctaataattatttacctcagcagtgctaataattatttacctcagcagtgctaataataatttacctcagcagtgctaataattatttacctcagcagtgctaataataatttacctcagcagtgctaataataatttcatctcagcagtgctaataataatttacctcagagtctgcataataatttacctcagcagtactaataattatttacctcagcagtgctaataataatttacctcagcagtgctaataattatttacctcagcagtgctaataattatttacctcagagtctgcataataatttacctcagcagtactaataattatttacctcagcattgctaataattatttacctcagcactcagcagttctaataattatttacctcagcattgctaataataatttacctcagcagtgctaataattatttacctcagagtctgcataataatttacctcagcagtactaataattatttacctcagcattgctaataattatttacctcagcactcagcagttctaagaattatttacctcagcattgctaataataatttacctcagcagtgctaataattatttacctcagcagtgctaataataatttacctcagcagtgctaataattatttacctcagcagtgctaataataatttacctcagcagtgctaataataatttcatctcagcagtgctaataataatttacctcagagtctgcataataatttacctcagcagtactaataattatttacctcagcagtgctaataataatttacctcagcagtgctaataattatttacctcagcagtgctaataattatttacctcacagtctgcataataatttacctcagcagtactaataattatttacctcagcattgctaataatactttacctcagcacacagcagtcctaataacaatttcatctcagcattgctaataataatttcatctcagcagtgctaatagtaatttcatctcagcattgctaataatagtttacctcagagtctgcataatagtgctaataattatttacctcagcagtgctaataataatttatctcagtagtgctaataattatttacctcagcagtgctaaaaataatttacctcagcattgctaattattatttacctcagcagtgctaataataatttacctcaatattgctaataattatttacctcagcactcagcagtactaataattatttagctcagcattgctaataataatttacctcagtagtgctaataattatttacctcagcagtgctaataataatttatctcagcattgctaataataatttacctcagtagtgctaataataatttacctcagcagtgctaataataatttatctcagtagtgctaataattatttacctcagcagcgctaataataattccatctcagcattgctaataataatttcatctcagcagtgctaataatagtttacctcagagtctgcataatagtgctaataattatttacctcagcagtgctaataataatttatctcagtagtgctaataattatttacctcagcagtgctaataataatttatctcagcattgctaataataatttacctcagtagtgctaataataatttacctcagcagtgctaataataatttatctcagtagtgctaataataatttacctcagcattgctaataataatttatctcagtagtgctaataattatttacctcagcagcgctaataataattccatctcagcattgctaataataatttcatctcagcagtgctaatagtaatttcatctcagcattgctaataatagtttacctcagagtctgcataatagtgctaataataatttatctcagtagtgctaataattatttacctcagcagtgctaataataatttatctcagcattgctaataataatttacctcagtagtgctaataataatttacctcagcagtgctaataataatttatctcagtagtgctaataattatttacctcagcagtgctaataataatttttctcagtagtgctaataattatttacctcagcagcgctaataataattccatctcagcattgctaataataatttcatctcagcagtgctaatagtaatttcatctcagcattgctaataatagtttacctcagagtctgcataatagtgctaataattatttacctcagcagtgctaataataatttatctcagtagtgctaataattatttacctcagcattgctaataattatttacctcagcagtgttcataattatttacctcagcattgctaagaattatttacctcagcagtgctaataataatttatctcagtagtgctaataataatttacctcagcagtgctaataataatttatctcagtagtgctaataattatttacctcagcagtgctaataataattccatctcagcattgctaataataatttacctcaatattgctaataataatttacctcagagtctgcataataatttacctcagcagtgctaataattatttacctcagcattgctaataatttaccttagcagtgctaataattatttacctcagcagtgctaataattatttacctcagcattgctaataattatttacctcagcagtgctaataattatttatctcagcagtgctaataataatttacctcagcattgataataattatttatcttagcagtgctaataataatttacctcagcagtgctaataattatttacctcagcattgctaataatttaccttagcagtgctaataattatttacctcagcagtgctaataattatttacctcagcattgctaataattatttacctcagcattgataataattatttatctcagcagtgctaataattatttacctcagcagtgctaataataatttacctcagcagtgctaataattatttatctcagcagtgctaataataagtttaaaattaaactattccacagtctcactcactcacctccaaactaaccaaaataaagaaaaaacacacaggataaattagatttttgtaaattacataatttatatcatgtgggtctacacaaagcattaaagtaaTGAAGTTATGGGTGGAGCACAGGCCGTTAATATGAGTGCAGACAAGAGAACAGAGCCAACCCCTACTGTACAAATCCTACACAGAGTGAGTGGAGACTGTAGAagctaaacattacattaaatgaatgaaaaaacacccaaaaccccaattaatataacattagtGCTAACTCATCATCTACTGAGGGACAAGTTCATGAAATATCACTCCTaattttcttattaataatacatttcagtaagtaGTTTCACCAAGCTGCCCTGAAACCATCAACATAGCTAacagtaagttagctagctagtgctagcttcaTAGCCGTCTTCTCTGAAGTAACTtcatgttattcagtatttttgagtTTGATTATAACTTCACTAGCTAAGTAAACTGTccataatgcagtttattacatttatgaccATGTATCTCATATTTAGCACATAACACAATATTTGACCCTCTTTAAAACGTTAGCTGGTTAATTCTGAATATTCAGCTAGCTCGCTAACATGCTAGCTTATTAGCGACTAGCTACGCGTTTTACAAAgtctcagctagctagctgatacCAAATTAAGCAAACAAGATAGAAAAGGCGgttatcaaatatatttattttgaacaatatttaCACTTATATCCACAGTAATCTTACAATATCCACACACCCCAGCGTTGTCACAAAGTGCAGTAATGACGAGGCtgtgtagtttttttcttttaactgttTATCTGAACATCAATCTTCTTTCCATCAGGTCAAATTCCACCTATTTCTCCTTCCTCGCCCTTCTCTTTCCATCCTCGACTGCTTaacctctctccatcatctttctgctgcatctctatctctatatctatctCTCACTATTCATCTTTTAGACCAGTTGCCAGATGTCCACCTCTGTCCTTCTGTTTTTAAcaggaatataaaataaaaggttgatagaaaacagaaggttggcctgaaacagagaagaaagctcagagtaaatagaagtcttatttctagaggaacaagatacacttctcatctgattacagtgcttcaagtgtttgtgctaagtaacagtatttcttcacctcttccagagCGATGAAAGTAGACAGAATATCATGGCCAGAGGCGATGTCATCACCCAACAAGTTGTCCGTCAAGGTGGTGGCCATCTCTTTCTCCGTCTGGGCCTGGAGCTCCCGCTCTTTATTGATGGGCAGGTTTCGGACCTCATCCACAATCctggatgaacacatttacagtcagagcagtgcatcattctacggtccaggcggaccttttcataatagccgttgacagactgaaagtaaaataaggtgTTTATTAGCTGTGCTGTTGACCCATACTTCATCAACTTCTGGCGAATCTCCTGGAACTCATTCCGGTCAATGGCCAAACTTAACAGGACCAGATTTTGTCAAAAGTCAGGTTCGTGAGACACCTGTCATGAGACTGTGTCTGgcgctgggtcatgctggtttatgcGACTATTTCCTCCACATGTACCAGATCCTTCTgggattcatcttcttctgactgttattgtgacaaaaataattcagtttgaataaatatagagaaagaaaaatgacttatatgcagacaatattaatatgttcatctTGCGTATCTTTAAgtagggggttaaactgggtatttgcacactgttgttctcaggaggtgaagctaggatgtaaagcaggcttaccttagtggaatctgcttccacagctagttcttgattcatgataatcacagaactaaaaatgttcaggaagatgaacccacagctgaagatgaagaagtacaccaatgcagcatagcgaagagcttcatccacactgaaatattaaatattaaattagacaaaactgtcagtagagcggctataaaatatgactcttcaccaaatacaaacgtgccaaaacagatggacgtacactgaagtttactgcactcacatatgttcacctagtgttctctttcagaactgacacttttactcatttagttaaagtcagagatccagacaagagctgcttaccccttaaaaccatagtagattttaaaccagccatgggtgatgcagatgaacagagtgtACAGGGCTGTAGGGAAGTCTCCAAAAGCAAATGGAACATCATCCTcaaacagcatcactccacacaggccaaacatctaGAGCACATTTAAAGACAAAGCTGTTCACACACAGCGTAGAGCATTACACCATGCCCAAGAGAAGGAGCGGGAGATGCTGTTGAGTGCTCTGGAAAATCCCTAGAAGAAAGCAAACAGCCTGACACGCCGAAAGAGTCGCAGCAttctggaaaaggagaaaagaaagaagcacaaatattgaACAGTTAAGAATTGTAAACTCGGTCTAAACAGATACATCATCACTCTCCTCTTGTCCATTTCTTTATGAGGACCAttgatctagatgaaaaacctgaTGAGATCTTAAAATGTGGGAACACgtcactgtaattttcctcaccTGATGACCCTATTTTGGCTTGGGGGCAAGAATCTGTACCCTTGATCAATCTAAGAGCCAGATTGATCAAGAAATCCAGGACATTCCACCCGctctgcagatacagaagaagtaaagatcaaataagacttgatgagacacagcaaccttctacaaggaaaatatggattaatagGAGTAAACATTTTGAGGAGGTTCCAggagaaaactgtaaaaaacaatgccaccaaaaaaatactgaaaccgCAGGTCAATTTGAGAACAATCTCTGAAATAAAAGCG
The genomic region above belongs to Salminus brasiliensis chromosome 8, fSalBra1.hap2, whole genome shotgun sequence and contains:
- the LOC140561376 gene encoding cation channel sperm-associated protein 4-like, translating into MSDRQKKKKKEEVREEKALLSPSRQNQKHLAMLKVDQSVMEEVEEPGEGFMELLHENTEYNIGNYISAMFQYIVEHPIVQFLILVIALLNCIIISVQTNSRIAKDHETAFLIWEWIIFTAFISEIVLKFTYGFRIFWMSGWNVLDFLVSLGLMVGYRFLPPSQNRIIRTLRLFRSVRLFAFSEGFSRALNSIARSMSALLNIFILIMCFMVMFGLCGVMLFGDEVPSAFGDFPTALYTLFICITQNGWFKIYYGFKGVDEALRYAALVYFFIFIFSCGFIFLNFFSSVIITNQELAVETDSTKSEEDESQKDLVHVDEVVAKTSMTQRQTPWHDSCLTNLTLENFENLVLLREAIDRNEKEFQEIRQKLIKIVEEVRNLPVNKERELQAQREKEMATTLTDNLLGDDIASGQAGDILSTFIALEEANLLDSRTTTDVFGEGLVQEGIRRLAREAVTDSLLRSKSSVMSVTHSN